Proteins encoded together in one Corallococcus caeni window:
- a CDS encoding neprosin family prolyl endopeptidase, with protein MKTLSMGLALTALCASTAQAEEQTDRLVPFEQFVRDTSTARLSTFQGLAETRVQNEAAFNEMRQHVLSLYEGVRVDHSFMLDTQVFDCVPIAQQPSVRLLGLKSVAAPPAPSSPSTPLVKESGDQPRAAPSPLARGQQDRFGNELRCENGTIPMHRVTLDRMSRFESLRDFLSKGPNGAGRPFTGTSPLAPVTHKYAHASQWANNYGGDSRLNLWSPAINTGSGQIFSLSQHWYLGGSGASMQTVEGGWQVYPALYGTTNAVTFIYFTPDNYTTGCYNLTCPGFVQVNSNWPLGGGWSVYSTFGGPQYEFHMQWKFSGGNWWLFLQGNGTFDAVGYYPGSLYRGGQLSQFSTYIDYGGETVGPDNFPPMGSGGWSSWGWSQAAYQRAIFYTDLANAGQWANLNAYQPSPSCYSLTYTPASTGTDWGTYFFFGGPGGWGC; from the coding sequence ATGAAGACCCTCTCCATGGGGCTCGCGCTGACCGCGCTTTGCGCGTCCACGGCCCAGGCTGAAGAGCAGACGGACAGGCTTGTCCCCTTCGAGCAGTTCGTGCGGGACACGTCCACGGCGCGGCTGAGCACCTTCCAGGGCCTGGCGGAGACGCGGGTCCAGAACGAGGCCGCGTTCAACGAGATGCGTCAGCATGTCCTCTCGCTGTACGAGGGCGTGCGGGTCGACCACAGCTTCATGCTCGACACGCAGGTCTTCGACTGCGTGCCCATCGCGCAGCAGCCCTCGGTGCGACTGCTGGGATTGAAGAGCGTGGCGGCGCCCCCCGCGCCCTCCTCGCCGTCGACGCCGCTCGTGAAGGAGTCCGGTGACCAGCCCAGGGCTGCGCCCTCGCCGCTGGCGCGCGGCCAGCAGGACCGGTTCGGCAACGAGCTGCGCTGTGAGAACGGCACCATCCCCATGCACCGCGTCACGCTCGACAGGATGTCCCGCTTCGAGTCGCTGCGTGACTTCCTGAGCAAGGGCCCGAACGGCGCGGGACGGCCGTTCACCGGCACCTCGCCGCTCGCGCCCGTCACCCACAAGTACGCCCACGCCTCCCAGTGGGCGAACAACTACGGTGGCGACTCGCGGCTGAATCTCTGGAGCCCTGCCATCAACACCGGCTCGGGGCAGATCTTCTCGCTGTCACAGCACTGGTACCTGGGTGGGAGCGGCGCCTCGATGCAGACGGTGGAGGGGGGCTGGCAGGTGTACCCCGCCCTGTACGGCACGACCAACGCCGTCACCTTCATCTACTTCACGCCCGATAACTACACGACCGGTTGCTACAACCTGACCTGTCCGGGCTTCGTCCAGGTCAATTCCAACTGGCCGCTGGGCGGCGGCTGGAGCGTCTACAGCACCTTCGGCGGACCCCAGTATGAGTTCCACATGCAGTGGAAGTTCTCCGGGGGCAACTGGTGGCTCTTCCTCCAGGGCAATGGGACCTTCGATGCGGTGGGCTACTACCCCGGCTCGCTCTACCGCGGTGGCCAGCTGTCGCAGTTCTCGACCTACATCGACTACGGCGGTGAGACGGTGGGCCCCGACAACTTTCCGCCCATGGGCAGCGGCGGATGGTCCAGCTGGGGGTGGTCGCAGGCGGCCTACCAGCGCGCCATCTTCTATACGGACCTGGCCAACGCCGGTCAGTGGGCCAACCTGAACGCCTATCAGCCGTCGCCGTCGTGCTACTCGCTGACGTACACGCCCGCGTCGACGGGCACGGACTGGGGCACCTACTTCTTCTTCGGCGGCCCGGGCGGCTGGGGCTGCTGA